The window TCATGCGGGTATTGCCAAATTTCTCTACACAGAAAGATGCGAGTGCAGATCCCTTGATGATGGCAGTTTTCATGTTCTCGAAAGAAATATCACGAGTGGCGGCAATATGGCCAATGAAGCCACCGGCGAAGGTATCACCGGCACCGGTTGGGTCGAAAACATCTTCCAGCGGTAAGGCAGGAGCGAAGAAGATCTGGTCTTCGTGGAAAAGCAAGGCACCATGTTCACCCTTCTTAATCACCAGGAATTTGGGACCCATCTTACGGATCTCTTTAGCCGCCTTCACCAGGGAATATTGTCCGCTGAGCTGCCTGGCCTCACTATCGTTCACCATCAGCACATCCACTTCTTTCAAAACTGCTTCCAGGTCTTCCATGGCAGTATCCATCCAGAAGTTCATGGTGTCCATCACAATGAGCCTGGGGCGCTGCTTCAATTGCCTGATCACGCTCAATTGCAGTTTGGGCATCAGGTTACCCAGCATCAGGAACTCAGAGCCCTGGAAGCTATCGGGAACCACAGGGTCAAAATCGGCCAGCACATTCAACTGTGTATCGAGTGTATCACGACTGTTCATGTCCATGTGGTAACGGCCGGCCCAGAAGAAGGACTTCTGGTCCTGTTTCACCTGTACCCCATCGAGGTTGATCCCCCTGGCCTGCATGGCATCCAGTTCATCCTTCGGGAAGTCGTAACCGATCACGGAGATCTGGTTGACCGGCTGCACAAAATTGGAGGCGCTCCATGCTACATAAGTTGCTGAACCGCCAACGATCTGGCCGCTCTTTCCGAAAGGTGTTTCGATGGCATCGAAGGCCATGGTACCCACTACGATCAAAGACATAATATAAATTGAAGGTTTTGTTTGGGTCGGGCCAAAAACCGGCCAAACCGGCGCGAAATTAGGCCATCTTTTGAAAAAATACCGCAAAACATGGGGTTTGCGCTCCACTAACACTTGTTCGTTTGTATATTTGGGAGCTATGGCCAAGATCAAAAGCAAACAAAACGGAACCAAAAAGGAGGTGATCGTTGAGGCCGCTACCCACCTGTTCAGGGAAAAGGGTTTCAAGGCAGCCTCCATGCGCGACCTTGCAGAAGCCGTTGGCGTAGAAGCCGCCAGCCTGTATAACCATATCCAGTCCAAGGAAGAATTACTCCAGGAGATCTGTTTCAAGGTGGCCAATGATTTCAATACCGCCTGTGATGAGATCGAGAACAGTGGACTGAACGCCATCCAGAAAGTGGAAGCCATCCTTCGGTTCCACATCCAGCAGATGTTCAACAACTATGAGATGGTGATCGTGGCAGACCGTGAATGGCGCCACCTGTCAGACCCCTATCTCTCCAATTTCCATACCCAGCGCAGGGCCTACCGCAAACGACTGGCATCCATCATCGAGGCCGGTATCGCCAGCAAGGAGATCAAACCCATAGATGCCCCGACCGCTGTGCTCATCATGTTACACGCCGTGAATGGTATTGAAAGCTGGCACCGCAGCAAGGAAAAGATCAGTCCGCGCCAGCTCGAAGAAAACATGGTCCTGATCATGGTTGAAGGGTTGAAAGCTTAACAAGAGAACGATTGCTATGTCCATCCATTTCCATCCACTGACCATCAGTGATATCCGCAGGGAAACCAACGAATGCGTATCCATTGCCTTTGATATTCCGGAAGAACTGAAAGAGACCTTCCGTTTCCGCGAAGGCCAGAATATTACCATCAAAGCCACTATCGACGGGGAAGAGATCCGTCGCTCCTATTCCGTTTGCAGCTCCCCCCTTGAAGGCGAACTGCGGGTGGCCGTGAAACAGGTAGAAGGCGGTAAGTTCTCCACCTTCGCCAATAAGCAACTCCAAAAAGGCCAGCAACTCGATGTATTGCCGCCTACCGGGAAGTTCTATACTGAACTCAATCCCAGCCATCACCACCATTATGTGGCCTTTGCCGCAGGAAGCGGGATCACACCTATTCTTTCCATCATCAAGACGGTATTGGCTACAGAGCCAAATAGCAGTTTCACCCTGGTGTATGGCAATAAGAACCGCAATGCCATCATTTTCAGGGAAACCCTGGAAGCCATCAAGAACAAATACATCAATCGCTTCAGGATCATCCATGTGCTGAGCAGGGAGCGCACAGATGCCGCCATCAACCATGGCCGGATCGATGCTGACAAATGCGAACAGCTGGGCAGCCAGGTCATAAACTGGCCATCTGTCCACCATTATTTCCTTTGTGGCCCCGAGGCCATGATCTTTTCTACCCGCGACTTCCTGGTGTCAAAGGGAGTGCCGGCCGAAAAGATCCACTTCGAACTGTTTACCAGTCCCGGCCAGGCCCAACGGACCAGGGAAATGGAAAAAGCCGATGCCAAGGATACCGGCCCTGTTGCCAGGGTGTCTGTAAAGCTGGATGGCATCAGTTTCGATTTCGATCTACCCTTTAATAGCAGGAGCATCCTGGATGCTGCCTTGCAGGAAGGTGCCGACCTGCCCTATGCCTGTAAGGGAGGGGTTTGTTGCACCTGCAGGGCCAAGCTGGTGAGCGGGGAAGTGGAAATGGAAGTGAACTATGCCCTGGAACCCGATGAGGTAGCAGCCGGCTATATCCTCACCTGCCAGTCCCATCCCAGGTCGGGCTCGGTGGTAGTGGATTTCGATTCCAAATAAAAGAGAAAGCCTTCTGCCTTAGCGTCTCCATGTTCCAAGGCAGGGGACCGATGAAGCATTTTATGTAAAACCCGGCCAAAAAGCTAACACTCGTTAGCTAATAGTGCCAGATTCCTTACATTTGTAACCATAGAATTGCCAGTTATGGAGCAAGAATTGGACAAGATATTCCAGGACAAGATTGACCGCGAGATCAGGATCGAACCGCGGGACTGGATGCCGGAGAAATACCGCCAGACGTTGATCCGCCAGATCTCCCAGCATGCACACAGTGAGATTGTTGGTATGTTGCCGGAAGGCAACTGGATCACCCGCGCCCCATCCCTTCGCCGCAAGGCCACACTGATCGCCAAAGTGCAGGATGAGGCTGGTCATGGGCTCTACCTCTACAGTGCAGCCGAAACCCTTGGCATTACCCGCGACCAGATGACCGAGCAATTGTTGACCGGTAAGGCCAAGTACTCTTCTATCTTCAATTATCCCACCATTAATTGGGCAGATATCGGTGCGATCGGCTGGCTGGTGGATGGTGCTGCCATCATGAACCAGGTGCCGCTCTGCAGGACCTCCTATGGACCCTATGCCAGGGCAATGGTCAGGATCTGCAAGGAAGAAAGTTTCCACCAACGCCAGGGTTTCGAGATCCTGCTCACGCTCAGCAAGGGAACGGAAGCCCAGCGCAGGATGTGCCAGGATGCCATCAACCGCTGGTGGTGGCCCAGTGTCATGATGTTTGGACCTGCCGATGATGCCTCACCGCATACTGCCCAAAGCATGAAGTGGAGGATCAAGCGCTTCTCCAATGATGAGCTCAGGCAGAAGTTCGTGGATGTCTGCGCAGAGCAGGTCAAGATCCTGGGCATGACCCTCCCTGACCCGGACCTTAAATGGAACGAGGAAAAGGGGCATTATGATTTCGGCGCGATCAACTGGGAAGAATTCTGGAACGTGATCAGTGGCAATGGCCCCTGCAATAAGGAGAGGATAGCCGCCAGGATCAAGGCCCACGAAGATGGCGCATGGGTAAGGGAGGCAGCGATGGCCTTTGCTGCCAAGCGCGCCAGAAAGGGTGAAAAGGCCGTTGCCTGAGGAAGGTATTACAGCTAGCTTGGGGGCAAATACCAGGCTATGCAGATCAGTGTTATCCAGGAAAAGATCTTTGAGCTGAGGGGACAGAAAGTGATGTTGGACCATGACCTTGCGGCCCTCTACCAGGTACCGACGAAGGTGCTGAACCAGGCGGTTAAACGCAATAGCGCAAGGTTTCCGCCTGATTTTATGTTTCAATGCAATGCAGAAGAGTACCAGTCTTTAAGGTCACAATTTGTGACCTTAAATGGACGGGGCCAACACCGCAAATACCTTCCCTATGCTTTTACCGAATAGGGGGGTGGCTATGCTGAGCAGTGTGCTGGGCAGCGAAAGGGCCATTGAAACCAATATCCTCATCATCCGGACCTTTGTGATGCTCAGGAGCTACCAGATGCATGTAGAAGACCTGCAGCAAAAACTCAGGGAACTCTAAATAAAATACAACAGGAATTTCGAAGAGGTCTTTAAGGCACTCGACCT is drawn from Flavihumibacter rivuli and contains these coding sequences:
- a CDS encoding PfkB family carbohydrate kinase, whose protein sequence is MSLIVVGTMAFDAIETPFGKSGQIVGGSATYVAWSASNFVQPVNQISVIGYDFPKDELDAMQARGINLDGVQVKQDQKSFFWAGRYHMDMNSRDTLDTQLNVLADFDPVVPDSFQGSEFLMLGNLMPKLQLSVIRQLKQRPRLIVMDTMNFWMDTAMEDLEAVLKEVDVLMVNDSEARQLSGQYSLVKAAKEIRKMGPKFLVIKKGEHGALLFHEDQIFFAPALPLEDVFDPTGAGDTFAGGFIGHIAATRDISFENMKTAIIKGSALASFCVEKFGNTRMKEINAADIDARMRQFVDLVNFDITLAAE
- a CDS encoding TetR/AcrR family transcriptional regulator, producing the protein MAKIKSKQNGTKKEVIVEAATHLFREKGFKAASMRDLAEAVGVEAASLYNHIQSKEELLQEICFKVANDFNTACDEIENSGLNAIQKVEAILRFHIQQMFNNYEMVIVADREWRHLSDPYLSNFHTQRRAYRKRLASIIEAGIASKEIKPIDAPTAVLIMLHAVNGIESWHRSKEKISPRQLEENMVLIMVEGLKA
- the paaE gene encoding 1,2-phenylacetyl-CoA epoxidase subunit PaaE, which produces MSIHFHPLTISDIRRETNECVSIAFDIPEELKETFRFREGQNITIKATIDGEEIRRSYSVCSSPLEGELRVAVKQVEGGKFSTFANKQLQKGQQLDVLPPTGKFYTELNPSHHHHYVAFAAGSGITPILSIIKTVLATEPNSSFTLVYGNKNRNAIIFRETLEAIKNKYINRFRIIHVLSRERTDAAINHGRIDADKCEQLGSQVINWPSVHHYFLCGPEAMIFSTRDFLVSKGVPAEKIHFELFTSPGQAQRTREMEKADAKDTGPVARVSVKLDGISFDFDLPFNSRSILDAALQEGADLPYACKGGVCCTCRAKLVSGEVEMEVNYALEPDEVAAGYILTCQSHPRSGSVVVDFDSK
- the paaA gene encoding 1,2-phenylacetyl-CoA epoxidase subunit PaaA; its protein translation is MEQELDKIFQDKIDREIRIEPRDWMPEKYRQTLIRQISQHAHSEIVGMLPEGNWITRAPSLRRKATLIAKVQDEAGHGLYLYSAAETLGITRDQMTEQLLTGKAKYSSIFNYPTINWADIGAIGWLVDGAAIMNQVPLCRTSYGPYARAMVRICKEESFHQRQGFEILLTLSKGTEAQRRMCQDAINRWWWPSVMMFGPADDASPHTAQSMKWRIKRFSNDELRQKFVDVCAEQVKILGMTLPDPDLKWNEEKGHYDFGAINWEEFWNVISGNGPCNKERIAARIKAHEDGAWVREAAMAFAAKRARKGEKAVA
- a CDS encoding ORF6N domain-containing protein, whose protein sequence is MQISVIQEKIFELRGQKVMLDHDLAALYQVPTKVLNQAVKRNSARFPPDFMFQCNAEEYQSLRSQFVTLNGRGQHRKYLPYAFTE